One window of Microtus pennsylvanicus isolate mMicPen1 chromosome X, mMicPen1.hap1, whole genome shotgun sequence genomic DNA carries:
- the Slc25a5 gene encoding ADP/ATP translocase 2, with the protein MTDAAVSFAKDFLAGGVAAAISKTAVAPIERVKLLLQVQHASKQITADKQYKGIIDCVVRIPKEQGVLSFWRGNLANVIRYFPTQALNFAFKDKYKQIFLGGVDKRTQFWRYFAGNLASGGAAGATSLCFVYPLDFARTRLAADVGKAGAEREFKGLGDCLVKIYKSDGIRGLYQGFNVSVQGIIIYRAAYFGIYDTAKGMLPDPKNTHIFISWMIAQSVTAVAGLTSYPFDTVRRRMMMQSGRKGTDIMYTGTIDCWRKIARDEGSKAFFKGAWSNVLRGMGGAFVLVLYDEIKKYT; encoded by the exons atGACAGATGCCGCTGTGTCCTTCGCCAAGGACTTCTTGGCAGGTGGAGTGGCCGCGGCCATCTCCAAGACGGCGGTAGCGCCCATCGAGCGGGTCAAGCTGCTGCTGCAG GTGCAGCATGCCAGCAAGCAAATCACGGCAGATAAGCAATACAAGGGCATTATAGACTGCGTGGTTCGTATCCCCAAGGAACAGGGAGTCCTGTCCTTCTGGCGTGGTAACCTGGCCAATGTCATCAGATACTTCCCCACCCAGGCTCTCAACTTTGCCTTCAAAGATAAATACAAGCAGATCTTTTTGGGTGGTGTGGACAAGAGGACCCAGTTTTGGCGCTACTTTGCAGGGAACCTGGCATCAGGTGGTGCCGCTGGGGCCACATCCTTGTGCTTTGTGTACCCCCTTGATTTTGCCCGTACCCGTCTAGCAGCTGATGTGGGCAAAGCTGGAGCTGAAAGGGAATTCAAAGGCCTTGGTGACTGCCTGGTTAAGATCTACAAATCTGATGGGATTAGGGGCCTGTACCAAGGCTTTAACGTGTCAGTCCAGGGCATTATCATCTACCGAGCTGCCTACTTTGGCATCTATGACACTGCAAAGG GAATGCTTCCAGATCCCAAGaacactcacatcttcatcagCTGGATGATTGCACAGTCTGTCACTGCTGTCGCTGGCTTGACTTCCTATCCCTTTGACACGGTTCGCCGTCGTATGATGATGCAGTCAGGACGCAAAGGAA CTGACatcatgtacacaggcacaatcGACTGCTGGAGGAAGATTGCTCGTGACGAAGGAAGCAAGGCCTTTTTCAAGGGTGCATGGTCCAACGTTCTCAGGGGCATGGGAGGTGCCTTTGTGCTTGTCTTGTATGATGAGATCAAGAAGTACACATAA